CCGACCAGCGGTTGCTTTTCATGCCCATCCGCAGTTTGTCCGGTACCTTTGCCTGGGTGACCTCACCGCTGGTGCTGCGCCGCTTCTCGCGGGATGTAGCCCTGGCCCAAGGGGCTGATTTCCCTGCCAATGTGCCGGATGTGACGCCAAGTGATGGATGTCTGGTCACCAACGCCACAAACCTCATCGGAAATGACGGCAAAGTCACGCTGGAAGATATTCCTCTCACCCCCGCCAGGTCTGCTGAGATGGATGCCTGGGCACAGAAATTCGTCGCTGTGCTCTTCCCCCAAAGCAGCGAGTGGAAAGACGTATTCACTGCCCGCCTGTGCCTGGTTCACGATGAAATCTTCGGTTTTCTGGTGGAAACCGCCACCGAGGTCGTGGCCCGCATCGCGCTAGACGATGAAGTCAAAACCGTCAAGCAAGGTGCGCTGTGGTACGAAGAATCCCTGCCCGCCGAAAGTATTCTCAGCGGCCTGGTCGTGGCCTCCCCGGTGCGTGCGGAAGCCCATACTGTGTTCAAGACCGTTGATGACATCATCGCGAATCCGCTGCAACTGGGCGGTCATGCCACGGTTGGGCGCGGGCTGTGTTCTCTGCACATGGTGTCGTAGGAGGCTGCCATGAAAACACTCGAACAACAATATGCTGCTGCGGTCTATCAAAAAATTCAATCTTGTACGGAGTGGGGCGACAAGGAAAAGAAACGCTACGGCGTTATGGCACAGAAATTACCGGTCCTGATTCGCTCTGCCGGGCTGGCTCAGGCGCTTGC
This portion of the Gammaproteobacteria bacterium genome encodes:
- the cmr4 gene encoding type III-B CRISPR module RAMP protein Cmr4 encodes the protein MDAKLLFIHALSPLHAGTGQGVGAIDLPIAREKATNLPYLPGSSLKGVLRDACTDGTTRKEVFGPETTHAADYAGSVHFTDQRLLFMPIRSLSGTFAWVTSPLVLRRFSRDVALAQGADFPANVPDVTPSDGCLVTNATNLIGNDGKVTLEDIPLTPARSAEMDAWAQKFVAVLFPQSSEWKDVFTARLCLVHDEIFGFLVETATEVVARIALDDEVKTVKQGALWYEESLPAESILSGLVVASPVRAEAHTVFKTVDDIIANPLQLGGHATVGRGLCSLHMVS